In Halarcobacter bivalviorum, a genomic segment contains:
- a CDS encoding O-methyltransferase — MQLSKEDLTIFNEIEKIREEIKAQRLPIILKDYGAGDPEDNRDEKQMYEGVEKSTNSFDLCSIGLKNEWAQKLYFLVKENKPKRLLELGTCCGFSSIYMSKANKNSTIFTVEGDCNVAKLASNNIKKANCSNIKQYIGKFQDILADVLEEIAFIDFAFIDGHHDKDATIKYFHQIKPFLTENAIVVFDDISWSEGMKEAWEIIKKDSSIERVEDLQKLGICYINKG, encoded by the coding sequence ATGCAATTATCAAAAGAAGATTTAACTATATTTAATGAGATAGAAAAAATAAGAGAAGAGATAAAAGCTCAAAGATTACCTATAATTCTTAAAGATTATGGTGCTGGAGACCCTGAAGATAATAGAGATGAAAAGCAGATGTATGAAGGTGTTGAAAAGAGTACAAATTCTTTTGATTTATGTTCTATTGGATTAAAAAATGAGTGGGCACAAAAACTTTATTTTTTAGTAAAAGAAAATAAACCAAAAAGACTTTTAGAGCTTGGAACTTGTTGTGGTTTTTCTAGTATTTATATGTCAAAAGCAAATAAAAATTCAACTATTTTTACTGTTGAAGGTGATTGTAATGTTGCTAAGCTTGCTTCAAATAATATTAAAAAAGCCAACTGTTCAAATATAAAACAATATATAGGAAAATTTCAAGATATTTTAGCTGACGTATTAGAAGAGATAGCTTTTATTGATTTTGCTTTTATTGATGGGCATCATGATAAAGATGCAACAATTAAATACTTTCATCAAATTAAACCTTTTTTAACAGAAAATGCAATTGTAGTTTTTGATGATATTTCATGGTCTGAAGGTATGAAAGAGGCTTGGGAAATTATAAAAAAAGATAGCTCAATTGAAAGAGTTGAAGATTTACAGAAACTTGGCATTTGTTATATAAATAAAGGTTGA
- the asnB gene encoding asparagine synthase (glutamine-hydrolyzing) — protein MCGIVGCNFNTDKFIKAVELINHRGPDNLGYVNFENFSFGHTRLAIIDLNEEANQPMSFDDLIITFNGEIYNYQELIKEENLNCITKSDTEVIIRLYQKYERAFLNKLEGMFSFCIFDKKKKSFFCARDRFGKKPFYFYFKEKKFIYASEIKSILKLLDSTPIFNQNAFSEYLTFSTPINGNTFYEGIEKLEAGYFIYLDSTTFIKEKYYDIDKIEVSEQNEKDIVDKIEDLLINSVKQRLVSDVEVATLLSGGLDSSLVSALYSKYSDKKINTFCIGYDEHTHYSELPFAKLVSKHINSNHHELIIGRKDFIETIDKMLDFVDEPFADSAAIPTYLISQYINKQGIKVALSGEGSDESFLGYDNYFKVLEYYKNFEKPQEFEFTKEWEYNKRAYFNEPIYRMCGETFSEEQKKRLLSTYQEKNLIEKYKVDYDPTRWLTYIDFKIWIAEVLMTKIDRMSMANSLELRAPFLDHKLVEYLLGVDEKIKKGNTNKYLLKIVASKYLPKEIVHRQKKGFSFPFIEWLHEEYKEEILDTILKVNEKEEIFNKDFVKFIYNESKENKFKQYLWNLYIFARWFNKHY, from the coding sequence ATGTGTGGAATAGTAGGTTGTAATTTTAATACAGATAAATTTATAAAAGCAGTTGAATTAATAAATCATCGTGGTCCAGATAATTTAGGTTATGTTAATTTTGAAAATTTTTCTTTTGGACATACAAGACTTGCAATAATAGATTTAAATGAAGAGGCAAATCAACCAATGTCTTTTGATGATTTAATTATTACTTTTAACGGAGAAATTTATAATTATCAAGAACTTATAAAAGAAGAGAATTTAAATTGTATTACAAAATCAGATACAGAGGTTATAATTCGTCTTTATCAAAAATATGAGAGAGCATTTTTAAATAAATTAGAAGGAATGTTTTCTTTTTGTATTTTTGATAAAAAGAAAAAATCTTTTTTTTGTGCTAGAGATAGGTTTGGAAAAAAACCTTTTTATTTCTACTTCAAAGAAAAAAAATTTATTTATGCAAGTGAAATTAAATCTATTTTAAAACTTTTAGATTCTACTCCTATTTTTAATCAAAATGCATTTTCCGAATATCTTACTTTTTCTACACCTATTAATGGAAATACTTTCTATGAAGGAATAGAAAAACTTGAAGCTGGCTATTTTATATATTTAGACTCTACTACATTTATAAAAGAAAAATATTATGATATTGATAAGATAGAAGTATCAGAACAAAATGAAAAAGACATTGTAGATAAAATAGAAGACTTACTTATTAATTCTGTTAAACAAAGATTAGTTTCTGATGTAGAAGTAGCAACTTTACTTTCGGGAGGATTAGACTCTTCTTTAGTCTCTGCTTTGTATTCAAAATATAGTGATAAAAAAATAAATACTTTTTGTATAGGATATGATGAACATACCCACTATAGTGAGTTACCTTTTGCTAAACTAGTATCAAAACATATAAATTCAAATCACCATGAACTGATTATAGGAAGAAAAGATTTTATTGAGACTATAGATAAAATGTTAGACTTTGTAGATGAACCTTTTGCAGATAGTGCAGCAATTCCTACTTATTTAATAAGTCAGTATATAAACAAACAAGGAATAAAGGTTGCTTTATCAGGAGAAGGAAGTGATGAGAGCTTTTTAGGGTATGATAACTATTTTAAAGTGTTAGAATATTATAAAAATTTTGAGAAACCACAAGAGTTTGAATTTACAAAAGAATGGGAATATAATAAGCGAGCCTATTTTAATGAACCTATATATAGAATGTGTGGTGAAACTTTTTCTGAGGAACAGAAAAAAAGACTTTTATCTACTTATCAAGAAAAAAATCTAATAGAAAAATATAAAGTTGATTATGATCCAACCAGATGGTTAACTTATATAGATTTTAAAATTTGGATTGCTGAGGTTTTAATGACAAAAATTGACAGAATGTCAATGGCTAACTCTTTAGAATTAAGAGCACCTTTTTTAGACCATAAATTAGTAGAATATCTTCTAGGTGTAGATGAAAAAATTAAAAAGGGTAATACAAATAAGTATTTACTTAAAATAGTTGCTTCAAAATACTTACCTAAAGAGATAGTTCATAGACAAAAAAAAGGTTTTTCCTTCCCCTTTATTGAGTGGTTGCATGAAGAGTATAAAGAAGAGATTTTAGATACTATTTTAAAGGTTAATGAGAAAGAAGAGATTTTCAATAAAGACTTTGTAAAATTTATATATAATGAATCAAAAGAAAATAAATTTAAACAATATTTATGGAATTTATATATTTTTGCAAGATGGTTTAACAAGCACTATTAA
- the galE gene encoding UDP-glucose 4-epimerase GalE, which produces MNILVTGGIGYIGSHVVKQLSENKDLKIVVIDDLINNNFSTVNTLEKLFLKENFEFIKLNLNDFEEVEKIFKKYSFFAIFHFAAYTQVIESMKEPIKYYENNTLNTLNLVKLSLKYKVNKFIFSSTAAVYGNVHKQLIEENEVCNPINVYGKSKLLSEEIIRDSAKANKDFKFIILRYFNVAGASLDNSLGEIHEPETHLIPLVAQTVLGKREKVQIYGDTYPTEDGTCIRDYIHIEDLASAHIQALEYLKEGNDSDIFNCGYGYGFSVKQIIEMMQKVSNVRFNIEVVEKREGEPTVLVANSNKIKNKFAWSPKYNDLELICKTALNWEKKLMSISK; this is translated from the coding sequence ATGAATATTTTAGTAACAGGTGGAATAGGTTATATAGGAAGTCATGTAGTAAAGCAACTTTCAGAGAATAAAGATTTAAAAATAGTAGTTATAGATGATTTGATTAACAATAACTTTTCTACAGTTAATACTTTAGAAAAACTATTTTTAAAAGAGAATTTTGAGTTTATAAAACTTAATTTAAATGATTTTGAAGAGGTGGAAAAAATCTTTAAAAAGTATTCCTTCTTTGCTATTTTCCATTTTGCTGCATATACACAAGTTATTGAATCGATGAAAGAGCCTATAAAATATTATGAGAATAATACTTTGAATACTTTGAATTTAGTAAAACTAAGTTTAAAATATAAAGTAAATAAATTTATCTTTAGTTCAACTGCTGCTGTTTATGGAAATGTACATAAACAATTAATAGAAGAGAATGAAGTTTGTAATCCAATTAATGTTTATGGAAAGAGTAAATTATTAAGTGAAGAGATAATAAGAGATAGTGCAAAAGCTAATAAAGATTTTAAATTTATTATTCTTAGATATTTTAATGTAGCAGGGGCTAGTTTAGATAATAGTCTGGGTGAAATTCATGAACCAGAAACACATTTGATTCCCTTAGTGGCACAAACTGTTTTAGGAAAAAGAGAGAAAGTTCAAATTTATGGGGATACATATCCTACCGAAGATGGTACTTGTATAAGAGATTATATTCATATAGAAGATCTTGCCTCTGCACATATTCAAGCCTTAGAATATTTAAAAGAAGGAAATGATAGTGATATTTTCAATTGTGGATATGGGTATGGTTTTAGTGTAAAACAAATTATTGAAATGATGCAAAAAGTTAGTAATGTGAGATTTAATATAGAAGTAGTTGAAAAAAGAGAGGGTGAGCCTACAGTTTTAGTAGCAAATAGTAATAAAATTAAAAATAAATTTGCATGGAGTCCTAAATATAATGATTTAGAGCTAATCTGTAAAACAGCTTTAAATTGGGAAAAGAAACTTATGAGTATTTCTAAATAG
- a CDS encoding glycosyltransferase: MKTLAIITHNMSFGGVQRVVKNHIEYFKDNYKITLILFEKKIDFKLPEEIEIIFLDERVFDYKKLIQENKNTIVSFGKELFDFRVNSLVSILKDKQFDTIISHEDYNNLIATKTVEILNYKTNLILTSHIQQDSYKRNLIHLLDADFYYQSIPIYYRNYKIITVSKGVHDYFYNNYNLETYCIENGVNIKEARKQAEEECQEKNFILCIGRIEFVQKGQDDLLKAFKLISKETDVPLLFIGDGKDKEKLEKMILEFNLMNQVKILTFEKNPFKYMKNARVVAFPSYYEGLPNTILESLAVSAALVSYDFEPSSNELSKDGYYFPLVKRGDIQTLGSKLLEVITNNSLEEKMRLLSFERAMDYSLDNMLNKWNIVIEK; encoded by the coding sequence ATGAAAACTCTTGCAATAATAACCCATAATATGTCTTTTGGTGGAGTGCAAAGAGTTGTAAAAAACCATATTGAGTACTTTAAAGATAACTATAAAATCACATTAATACTTTTTGAAAAGAAGATAGATTTTAAACTTCCTGAAGAGATTGAAATAATATTTTTAGATGAAAGAGTATTTGATTATAAAAAACTAATTCAAGAAAATAAAAATACTATTGTAAGTTTTGGAAAAGAGTTATTTGACTTTAGAGTTAATTCTTTAGTTTCTATTTTAAAAGATAAACAATTTGACACTATTATTTCCCATGAAGATTATAATAATCTTATTGCAACAAAAACAGTAGAAATTTTGAATTACAAAACAAATTTAATTTTAACTTCTCATATACAACAAGACTCTTATAAAAGAAATCTTATTCATCTATTAGATGCAGATTTTTATTATCAATCAATACCTATTTATTATAGAAATTATAAAATTATAACTGTAAGTAAAGGTGTTCATGATTATTTTTATAATAATTATAATTTAGAAACCTATTGTATTGAAAATGGAGTTAATATAAAAGAGGCACGAAAACAAGCAGAAGAAGAGTGCCAAGAGAAAAATTTTATTTTATGCATAGGAAGGATTGAATTTGTTCAAAAAGGACAAGATGATTTATTAAAAGCTTTTAAGCTAATATCTAAAGAAACTGATGTTCCATTACTTTTTATTGGGGATGGGAAAGATAAAGAAAAATTGGAAAAGATGATTTTAGAGTTTAATTTAATGAATCAAGTTAAAATCTTGACATTTGAAAAAAATCCATTTAAATATATGAAAAATGCAAGAGTTGTTGCCTTTCCTTCATATTATGAAGGTTTACCAAATACAATTTTAGAGTCATTAGCTGTAAGTGCTGCATTAGTAAGTTATGACTTTGAACCTTCGAGTAATGAATTATCAAAAGATGGTTATTATTTCCCTTTAGTAAAAAGAGGTGATATACAGACTTTAGGTAGTAAGCTTTTGGAAGTTATCACTAATAATAGTCTTGAAGAAAAAATGAGGCTTTTATCTTTTGAAAGAGCTATGGACTATAGTTTGGATAATATGTTAAATAAGTGGAATATTGTTATAGAAAAGTAG
- a CDS encoding methyltransferase domain-containing protein: protein MVKLEILEEQIQKYMKKYETKSYYVEYLRTKKFGYQKILENFSGENVLELGSDGAATSSILVRWSKRLTIVDMIDKFTSLIKEDSLLKEAIFIKSKWEEFIPQEQFTDIILTDSLEHVDNPVEILTLIKQWLTKDGKIHIIVPNALSFHRLIGVEMGYLNTPYDFNENDIRAEHKRVYDYDTLIQDIKAANLVVSKLEGIQLKFLTDTQLSTLPNEYKEALNKISSIANKNCAELYACCQKS from the coding sequence TTGGTTAAGTTAGAAATACTAGAAGAACAAATACAAAAATATATGAAAAAGTATGAAACAAAAAGTTATTATGTTGAATATCTAAGAACTAAAAAATTTGGTTATCAAAAAATATTAGAAAACTTTTCAGGAGAAAATGTATTAGAACTAGGAAGTGATGGTGCAGCAACAAGTTCTATTTTAGTGAGATGGTCAAAGAGATTAACAATAGTAGATATGATTGATAAATTTACTTCTTTGATAAAAGAAGATTCTCTTTTAAAAGAAGCTATATTTATAAAGTCAAAATGGGAAGAGTTTATCCCTCAAGAACAATTTACAGATATTATTTTAACAGATTCTTTAGAGCATGTAGATAATCCTGTAGAGATTCTTACTTTAATTAAACAATGGCTTACAAAAGATGGGAAGATACATATAATTGTTCCAAATGCTCTTTCTTTTCATAGACTTATTGGTGTTGAAATGGGCTATTTAAATACACCTTATGATTTTAATGAGAATGATATAAGAGCAGAACATAAACGAGTTTATGATTATGATACTCTTATTCAAGATATAAAAGCTGCTAACTTAGTTGTTTCAAAACTAGAAGGTATACAATTAAAGTTTCTAACTGATACTCAATTAAGTACTTTACCTAATGAATATAAAGAAGCTTTAAATAAAATATCATCTATTGCTAATAAAAACTGTGCAGAACTTTATGCCTGCTGTCAAAAAAGTTAG
- a CDS encoding methyltransferase domain-containing protein, producing the protein MKIAYISFMPNPINGVEKKIIQMVKASKDYDIDFYILNNNLDNVEDNLIYKKFDIFNIPFSLKLQQQLFTHLLISKNVDFNKYEYIVLRYVGACSLGSSYFFYKYGNKIFSEHHTNEDIEYKEYRKGFINWIKFGLESYCSKRNLKYVKGIIGVTKEIVDIELKKSGKKSSFTFSNGINNEIIPFTPAKEFDNKVLKVIFIASNEASWHGLDKLVLAIREYKGTVKIELHIVGGFDTTRYEDINIISHGFLQGKELDNLFMKMNIGVSSLGLERLGLKSASVLKSREYMSRGIPFIYSYIDEDFLDSDLALYLNKVDIQSIINYLNNITEEHFQKMRDFSSSNLDWKHKIKDLHHYIQKHECSFQNIILDFACERFINRGIFKGSSILELGFGEGNDLIELHQNGFITYGVEVLDFKYKETERKLKELGIDAEKLQLANSKKFILNNSNNSINAVFSNQVFEHIEDMEQVASELNRVMKLNGLIYSEYAATYPFIDSHTGLPPLHLLKNKKVIYICFLILKKLKRWDRKNFTKVYLYYRRYLYYRSYKEVNSIFKKYGFYVSDITYKRREHRLQKDGIGTFIELIKYKIFKKTGSSQSLGIVVKIYLKIHAFLYKYTKNRVVLIEKIKEL; encoded by the coding sequence ATGAAAATAGCATATATCTCATTTATGCCAAATCCTATTAATGGAGTAGAAAAGAAAATTATACAAATGGTAAAAGCTTCAAAAGATTATGATATAGATTTTTATATATTAAATAATAATCTTGATAATGTAGAAGACAATTTAATATACAAAAAATTTGATATATTTAATATTCCTTTTTCTCTTAAGTTACAACAACAACTTTTTACGCATCTTTTAATTTCTAAAAATGTAGATTTTAATAAATATGAATATATTGTTTTAAGATATGTAGGAGCTTGTTCTCTAGGGAGTTCTTATTTTTTTTATAAATATGGAAATAAAATTTTTTCCGAACACCATACAAATGAAGATATTGAATACAAAGAATATAGAAAAGGTTTTATAAACTGGATTAAATTTGGACTTGAAAGTTATTGTTCTAAAAGAAATTTAAAATATGTAAAAGGAATTATTGGAGTAACTAAAGAAATTGTAGATATTGAACTAAAAAAAAGTGGAAAAAAATCTTCTTTTACTTTTTCAAATGGAATAAATAATGAAATAATTCCTTTTACTCCTGCAAAAGAATTTGATAATAAAGTATTAAAAGTAATCTTTATCGCAAGTAATGAAGCTTCTTGGCATGGATTAGATAAACTAGTATTAGCAATAAGAGAATATAAAGGTACTGTAAAAATAGAACTTCATATTGTTGGAGGTTTTGATACAACAAGATATGAAGATATTAATATTATCTCACATGGATTTTTACAAGGTAAAGAATTAGATAATCTCTTTATGAAAATGAATATAGGAGTATCTTCTTTAGGTTTAGAAAGACTAGGTTTAAAAAGTGCTTCAGTTTTAAAAAGTAGAGAATATATGAGTAGAGGAATACCTTTTATATATTCTTATATAGATGAAGATTTTTTAGATAGTGATTTAGCTTTATATTTAAATAAAGTTGATATTCAAAGCATAATAAATTATTTAAATAATATTACAGAAGAGCATTTTCAAAAGATGAGAGACTTTTCTTCTTCAAATCTAGATTGGAAACATAAAATAAAAGATTTACATCATTATATTCAAAAACATGAGTGTAGTTTTCAAAATATAATTTTAGATTTTGCTTGTGAAAGATTTATAAATAGAGGAATTTTTAAAGGTTCTTCTATTTTAGAGTTAGGTTTTGGGGAAGGTAATGATTTAATAGAGCTTCATCAAAATGGATTTATTACATATGGAGTTGAAGTCTTAGATTTTAAATATAAAGAGACAGAAAGAAAGTTAAAAGAATTAGGTATTGATGCAGAAAAACTTCAATTAGCAAATTCAAAAAAATTTATATTAAATAATAGTAACAATTCAATAAATGCAGTATTTTCAAATCAAGTTTTTGAACATATTGAAGATATGGAACAAGTTGCTTCTGAATTAAATAGAGTGATGAAGTTAAATGGACTTATATACAGTGAATATGCAGCAACATATCCTTTTATTGATTCTCATACAGGATTGCCTCCTTTACATTTATTAAAAAATAAGAAAGTGATTTATATTTGTTTTTTAATTTTAAAAAAATTAAAAAGATGGGATAGAAAAAATTTTACAAAAGTTTACTTATATTATCGACGTTATTTATATTATCGTAGTTATAAAGAAGTAAATAGTATTTTTAAAAAATATGGTTTTTATGTATCTGACATTACTTATAAACGAAGAGAACATCGTTTACAAAAAGATGGAATAGGTACGTTTATTGAGTTAATAAAGTATAAAATATTTAAGAAGACAGGTAGTTCGCAATCGTTAGGAATAGTTGTTAAAATATATTTAAAAATACATGCTTTTTTATATAAATATACTAAGAATAGAGTTGTATTAATAGAAAAGATAAAAGAATTATAA
- a CDS encoding polysaccharide deacetylase family protein encodes MIKIVAPNTHKEEIRYLCETIFKDFLGIEYNLFFEKRGNYKISFNDKYFILENVLFKNYESYLVSESIPKEIDYIEETPIIYGKNYWEIISDNNIIEEKNCYKKIKVGINENIYCGLDIFGSIFFMLSRFEEFLISSYDQFNRVTSQNMLSIKFGFEKKAVVHEYLEILWNLILNLDSSFSKKDHKFKFIPTHDIDHLYFWKDYNFFITRLKKCLFKYKNFKQAYKEICSYFLVRIKLKKDPYDKIDYFINKSEEIGVKSIFYFLVGQHCDKDADFDLKKLKRYLEKIKEKGHVIGLHPSFLSCEDINILKNDKEILENISQNKITFSRQHYLRFNVPHTFIDLESIGILNDSSFGFTDRVGFRTGCCYSYKIFDFINKKTLNLYEHPLIVMDGVIIEMNKEKAKKEIFEVMDEVKKYNGQMVILWHNSSFEVDKWEKFQELYSEIIEEVKK; translated from the coding sequence ATGATAAAAATAGTAGCTCCTAATACTCATAAAGAAGAAATTAGATATTTGTGTGAAACTATTTTTAAAGACTTTTTAGGGATAGAGTATAACTTATTTTTTGAAAAAAGAGGAAACTATAAAATTTCTTTTAATGATAAGTACTTTATTTTAGAGAATGTTTTATTTAAAAACTATGAAAGTTATTTAGTCTCTGAATCTATTCCTAAAGAAATTGATTATATTGAAGAAACACCTATAATATACGGGAAAAACTATTGGGAAATAATTTCTGATAACAATATAATTGAAGAAAAGAATTGTTATAAGAAAATAAAAGTAGGAATTAATGAAAATATATATTGTGGGTTAGATATATTTGGAAGTATCTTTTTTATGCTAAGTCGATTTGAAGAGTTTTTAATCTCTTCTTATGATCAATTTAATCGAGTAACGAGTCAAAATATGCTTTCAATAAAGTTTGGTTTTGAAAAAAAAGCTGTAGTTCATGAATATTTAGAGATATTATGGAATTTAATATTAAATTTAGATTCTTCTTTTTCAAAAAAAGATCACAAGTTTAAATTTATTCCTACCCATGATATTGATCATTTATATTTTTGGAAAGATTATAATTTTTTTATAACTCGATTAAAAAAATGTTTATTTAAATATAAGAATTTCAAACAAGCATATAAAGAAATATGTTCTTATTTTTTAGTAAGAATAAAATTAAAAAAAGACCCATACGATAAAATTGATTATTTTATTAATAAGTCAGAAGAAATAGGAGTTAAATCAATTTTTTATTTTCTTGTTGGGCAACATTGTGACAAAGATGCAGATTTTGACTTGAAAAAGTTAAAAAGATATTTAGAAAAAATAAAAGAAAAAGGGCATGTTATTGGACTACATCCTAGCTTTTTAAGCTGTGAAGATATTAATATTTTAAAAAATGATAAAGAGATTCTTGAAAATATTAGCCAAAACAAAATTACTTTTTCACGACAGCATTATCTAAGATTTAATGTACCTCATACATTTATTGATTTAGAATCAATTGGTATTTTAAATGATAGCTCTTTTGGTTTTACTGATAGAGTTGGATTTAGAACAGGATGTTGTTATTCATATAAAATATTTGATTTTATAAATAAAAAAACTTTGAATCTATATGAACATCCTTTAATTGTAATGGATGGGGTTATTATAGAAATGAATAAAGAGAAGGCAAAAAAAGAGATATTTGAAGTTATGGATGAAGTAAAAAAATATAATGGACAAATGGTAATTCTTTGGCATAATAGCTCTTTTGAAGTAGATAAGTGGGAAAAGTTTCAAGAGCTTTATAGTGAGATAATAGAAGAGGTAAAAAAATAA
- a CDS encoding class I SAM-dependent methyltransferase, producing the protein MYKNIKTIYEKELSNFNVSALDPQYIFLNYFLPSEKEINILDAGCGSGKYIDNLYKSGYLNSYAVDLFEELKLEHGFYYKKESIDKMTFNNDFFDFIYSFSVIYYLKDIDQGIKEFHRILKKNGILMITAHTKYSFFTLERVLKGKKLKHLEGVNFYSANYYKKLLEENGFEIVHMDGFNTSYFLYPWYRKFANRFKLNLPKIPSTVTKNHFLSLVRSELSYHSVIVAKKK; encoded by the coding sequence ATGTACAAGAACATTAAAACAATCTATGAAAAAGAACTTTCTAACTTTAATGTATCTGCTTTAGACCCTCAATATATTTTTTTAAATTATTTTTTACCAAGTGAAAAAGAGATAAATATTTTAGATGCTGGATGTGGTAGTGGTAAATATATTGATAATTTATATAAGTCTGGATATTTAAATTCGTATGCAGTAGATTTATTTGAAGAACTTAAATTAGAGCATGGTTTTTATTATAAAAAAGAATCAATTGATAAAATGACTTTTAATAATGATTTCTTTGATTTTATTTACTCTTTTTCTGTTATCTATTATCTTAAAGATATAGACCAAGGAATAAAAGAGTTCCATCGAATATTAAAGAAAAATGGTATTTTAATGATAACTGCTCATACAAAATATTCTTTTTTTACTTTAGAAAGAGTTTTAAAAGGTAAAAAATTAAAACATCTGGAGGGGGTTAATTTTTATAGTGCCAACTATTATAAAAAACTTCTTGAAGAAAATGGATTTGAAATAGTGCATATGGATGGGTTTAATACTTCTTATTTTCTTTATCCCTGGTATAGAAAGTTTGCTAATAGATTTAAGTTGAATTTGCCAAAGATTCCTTCAACTGTAACTAAAAATCATTTTTTATCTTTAGTTCGTTCTGAACTCTCTTATCATAGTGTTATTGTAGCAAAGAAAAAATGA
- a CDS encoding class I SAM-dependent methyltransferase produces MKCPICNSKKIDKYKKLPTIYTHDKLIKNIKYGFCNKCTIIFNRDIFTNKEKYQRLFFKYIQKELFLDNNSKIELNNRLDDYISIAKTIDSNEINSILDIGCRDGKLLHELGNILNTNELVGVDFKVHKDYSNIKYFEGDFLDFNITQKFDLVISTHVIEHLLYPLKFFKKVDLLLENSKYLLLSFPDAFYEFSNNIFGTETLNIDHKLHFSLETMKYLCNKFGYDILFYNSSFYKSEYKYSVSLNILIKKEKRKKKFFLKTKPIKSAFFKYHNTYLNYLSYIKNLSKEGEIYLYGSGQAGQLFNKLFSNHKITLAGIIDDFSEEPGRISFEDFKNRKSDKQAFLLITILKKNIFEKIVDKVIKEELENIKVIDLFWGVPFYVQEH; encoded by the coding sequence ATGAAATGTCCAATATGTAATAGCAAAAAAATAGATAAATATAAAAAATTACCAACTATTTACACTCATGACAAATTAATAAAAAATATAAAATATGGTTTTTGTAATAAGTGTACTATTATTTTTAATAGAGATATTTTTACCAATAAGGAAAAATATCAAAGATTATTTTTTAAATATATACAAAAAGAGCTTTTCCTAGATAATAATTCTAAGATAGAGTTGAATAATCGTTTAGATGACTATATAAGTATAGCTAAAACTATTGATAGTAATGAGATAAATTCTATTCTAGATATTGGATGTAGAGATGGAAAACTTTTGCATGAATTAGGAAATATTCTAAATACTAATGAGTTAGTAGGAGTAGATTTTAAAGTACATAAAGATTATTCTAATATTAAATATTTTGAAGGAGATTTTTTAGATTTTAATATTACTCAAAAGTTTGATTTAGTGATTTCAACTCATGTAATTGAGCATTTATTATATCCTTTGAAGTTTTTCAAGAAAGTAGATTTATTATTGGAAAATAGTAAGTATTTATTGTTATCTTTCCCTGATGCTTTTTATGAATTTTCAAATAATATTTTTGGTACTGAGACATTAAATATTGACCATAAATTACATTTTTCACTTGAAACTATGAAATATTTATGCAATAAATTTGGTTATGATATTCTTTTTTATAATAGTAGCTTCTATAAGTCTGAGTATAAATATTCAGTATCTCTTAATATTTTGATAAAAAAGGAAAAAAGAAAAAAGAAGTTTTTTTTAAAAACTAAACCAATTAAGTCAGCATTTTTTAAATATCACAATACATATCTAAATTATCTATCATATATAAAAAATTTATCTAAAGAAGGGGAAATTTATCTATATGGCTCAGGACAAGCAGGACAACTATTTAATAAACTATTTAGTAACCATAAAATAACTTTGGCAGGAATAATTGATGATTTTAGTGAAGAGCCTGGTAGGATAAGTTTTGAAGATTTTAAAAATAGAAAATCAGATAAACAAGCTTTTTTACTTATTACTATTTTAAAAAAAAATATATTTGAAAAAATAGTAGATAAAGTTATTAAAGAAGAGTTAGAAAATATAAAAGTAATTGATCTATTTTGGGGAGTTCCTTTTTATGTACAAGAACATTAA